The Deinococcota bacterium DNA segment CCAGCCTGTGGGCCGTCGCGGGCACCAGGGAGGCAAGCTGCTCCAGGGCGCGGCTCGCGCCTTGCACGCTGGCCATCTCGATCCAGTGCCCCAGCAGCATGATGAGGATCAGGGTGGCCAGCTCCCAGTAGAGCGGCATGCCTTCGATCAGGCCGAAGGTCACCGTCAGGCTGTAGATGAACGCAACGCTGATGGCCAGCGCAATCAGCGTCATCATCCCCGGCTGTTTGGCCCTGAGTTCGCGCCAGGCGCCCTCGACGAAGGGCCAGCCGCCGTAGAAGTAGAGGATGATGCTCAAGACGGGTTGCAGCCAGGCCACGCCGGGGAACTGAACAGCCTGGTAGCCAAACCACTCCTGAAAGTGCGCGTCAAAGTACAAGATGGGAATCGTCAGGACGAAACTCAACCAGAAACGGTTCCTGAACATCTCGGGGCTGTGCCCGGCGTGCTTGTCGTGGTCCGCATGCCCGGCATGGGCGTCGTGCGCGGGAGAGGTCTCGAGCGGCCGGGCGTGCTCGACCCGGTCACGGAGGCGGCCCTCGACGTTTCCTGCCGCGTCGTGTCCTGCGTGGGGGTCGGTCGTATCAGCGTGCTTCTTGGCGCCGTGGCGGTGATGCTTGTGCTGGTCGTGGTTCATGATGACTCGTCTGGGCGTAACGCTTCAGCGAGCGCCTCGAGAAGCGCTTCCTTCTGGTTGTAGGAGGGCCGCATGAAGACCAGCGCAGCGTTCGTCCAGTCTTGCACCGCAGCGATCTCCTGACCGCCGTCGTTCAGCTTGAGATGGGGGTAGGCGCCGTACTCCACGAACATGTCGAACCGCTCCGCAACCTGCTCGAGCTTGAGCACCTTGTCCCTGTCGAAGCGCACGACGTAGGGGAGGAGGAACGCGGGCTTTCCGCAACTGCCCCCCAAACCCACCATCGGCAACCCCGCCAGGCTCGGCGTGTCGTACTTGCGGGCACCGCGCGCCAGGAAGGCTTCGCGGTCGTGAATCTGATCTCGCGCGGCCTTGAGGCCACCCACGTACTGTCCCAACGAGACACTGTTGTCTGCCATGATGCTCTCCTTTTAAGCGTGATCCTTAACGATCTGCAAGAGTCTTTTTGAAAGCTCGAGCGCGCCGGGGTACGAGCGCTGCCAAACGTTGCGCCCGAAGATCAGCCCGGCACAGCCCGCTTCCAGGGCGAGGCTTGCTTGCGTGACGGCCTCGTCCTCGGCCACCCGCGCCCCGCCCGAGGCGAGCACCAGGGCGCGGCCCGCCACCTCGACCACCCGGCGCATCGCCTCGGACGGTCCCACCGCCACGCCCTGATAGTCACCCGGGTACTGATCTTTCCTGGCGGGGTCATAGCGCGGGATGTTCACCTTGACCACGTCCGCCCCCAGTTCCAGCGCCGCTCGAGCCGCGTACTCGACGGCGAAGGGTGAATCCTTGCCGCCCCTCCTCTCGACGTCCCGGCCCCGCGGGTAGGCCCAGACGATGACGGGCAGGCCGTAACGCTCCGCTTCCGCCCGCACGGCCTGAAACTGGGCGATATCGCGGTCCTGGGCGGGCGAGCCGACGTAAAGAGTGTAACCGACGGCGAGTGCGCCCAGCCGCAGGGCGTCCTCCACGGTGCCGGTCAGCGGGCTGAAGGCCTCGTCGTCAGCGGGAATACTGGTTTTGCCGTTGAGCTTTAGGACCAGCGGCACGCTCTCGGCGTAGCTGGGCAGGTACTTCTCGGCCAGGCCCAGGTGCACCGCGATGGCGGAGAAGCCCGCCTCGGCCACCAGGCGGAACTGGTGCTCCGGGTCGGCGGCTTCAGGCGCATCAAAGAAGTCGATGGGGCCATGCTCGAGCCCCTGGTCGATGGGGAGAATCGCGAGGCGGCCGCCGGTCCGGCTTATCATGGCATAAAGGCGGCTGCGTTTGCCGACGGGGAGGTGGCTCAAATCGGTAGGGTTCATGAAAGCTCTCCTTGACGCTAGGGTCTCAGCTGAGCAGTAGCCGCCGAGATGGCTCGCGGTTGATGTTTAAGCCAGCGCAGCAGGCGGGTGACGCCGGCGAGGGCGAGTGCCGTGATGAGCGCAAAGGCGGCGTAGCCGAGCGGCTGGACGTAAGCTGGTACGTCTCTCGCCGGTCGCGCCAGAGGCCGTAGAGGCTCATCACTAGAACAGTCGCCATGCTCGCGTAGAGGAAGTTGTGTGGCGGCGTGAAGAATGTGTCGCGACCGATGTCGATGTGCCAGGCGATGTCCCAGTAGATACCGAGGAGCCCCGCCAGTGCCCCGGCCACCAACACCGGCAGCACACCTAGAGACCAAAGGTCACGCGCTCGAGCAGGGGCCCTGCCTACCTTTGGAACCAGCTTGCTCATGAGGACCTCTTTCTACGGAGCGGG contains these protein-coding regions:
- a CDS encoding fructose-bisphosphate aldolase — its product is MNPTDLSHLPVGKRSRLYAMISRTGGRLAILPIDQGLEHGPIDFFDAPEAADPEHQFRLVAEAGFSAIAVHLGLAEKYLPSYAESVPLVLKLNGKTSIPADDEAFSPLTGTVEDALRLGALAVGYTLYVGSPAQDRDIAQFQAVRAEAERYGLPVIVWAYPRGRDVERRGGKDSPFAVEYAARAALELGADVVKVNIPRYDPARKDQYPGDYQGVAVGPSEAMRRVVEVAGRALVLASGGARVAEDEAVTQASLALEAGCAGLIFGRNVWQRSYPGALELSKRLLQIVKDHA